A section of the Anaerolineae bacterium genome encodes:
- a CDS encoding M20/M25/M40 family metallo-hydrolase, giving the protein MLEDVKAEIRSDLEELTALDGVSGHEEAVIRALRHKLAPLSDTISVDCFGNVCATVGGSEGYHLLLAAHSDEIGLMVKSVEPEGYLRFSIVGGTQPALLPGRMVRINGSVRGVIGVKSGHLQGPEDRGRLPDPDDLYIDVGAANADEVAALRVRIGDAVAFVSPLVELGRPDIVAGKAIDDRLGCAVLLATMRRLQRERPATRVSCVITTQEEVGLRGAAVAAYSLAPDCAVPVDTFMSGDTPDVDYHREMPAAIGKGPVLLLASGDAAAGNIMHPAMRRLLEQAAQSAGVPYQRATVLGKAATDAASIHLARGGIPTGGIGLARRYSHSPVCTCDLNDAANAVLWLLALVRALESLPSLAFLEE; this is encoded by the coding sequence ATGCTAGAGGACGTCAAAGCCGAGATCAGATCGGATCTGGAGGAGCTCACCGCTCTGGACGGGGTATCGGGGCACGAGGAAGCGGTCATCCGCGCCCTGCGCCACAAGCTCGCTCCCTTGAGCGATACCATCAGCGTGGACTGCTTCGGCAACGTTTGCGCTACGGTCGGCGGCTCCGAGGGGTACCACCTGCTGCTGGCCGCCCACTCAGACGAGATCGGGCTCATGGTCAAGAGCGTGGAGCCCGAGGGATACCTTCGGTTCTCCATTGTCGGTGGCACCCAGCCCGCCCTTCTCCCCGGGCGCATGGTCCGCATCAATGGGTCGGTGCGCGGCGTGATCGGGGTCAAGAGCGGACACTTGCAGGGACCCGAAGACCGCGGCCGCCTGCCCGATCCCGACGACTTGTACATTGACGTCGGAGCCGCCAATGCCGATGAGGTGGCTGCCCTCAGGGTGCGCATCGGTGACGCGGTGGCCTTCGTCAGCCCGCTGGTGGAGCTAGGACGGCCGGACATCGTGGCCGGCAAGGCCATTGACGACCGCCTTGGTTGTGCTGTCCTCTTGGCTACCATGCGCAGGCTGCAGCGGGAGCGGCCGGCCACCCGGGTCTCCTGCGTCATCACCACCCAGGAAGAAGTCGGTCTCCGCGGTGCCGCCGTGGCCGCCTACTCCTTGGCGCCTGACTGCGCCGTGCCCGTGGATACCTTCATGAGCGGCGATACACCGGACGTGGACTACCACCGCGAGATGCCGGCAGCCATCGGCAAGGGCCCGGTGCTCCTCCTGGCGAGCGGCGACGCTGCAGCCGGCAACATCATGCATCCGGCCATGCGCCGTCTCCTGGAACAGGCTGCCCAGAGCGCCGGTGTGCCCTACCAGCGCGCCACCGTGCTGGGCAAAGCCGCCACCGACGCCGCCTCCATCCATCTGGCGCGGGGGGGCATCCCCACCGGCGGCATCGGCCTCGCCCGTCGGTACTCCCACTCGCCCGTGTGTACCTGCGACCTCAACGATGCCGCCAACGCCGTCCTTTGGCTCCTGGCTCTGGTGCGCGCGCTCGAAAGTCTCCCCTCCCTGGCCTTCCTGGAGGAATGA
- a CDS encoding phenylalanine--tRNA ligase subunit beta, whose product MRAPLSWLREYVDIDLPVEELAERLTLAGLEVKAIDRIGDWWDRERIVVGRVVRVEPHPNADRLTLPVVEYGNNEAIQVVTGAPNVAVGSSGQKVALAMAGARLIDGYAEERRWITLKPSRIRGVASEGMVCSEKELGLSDEHEGILILPDDAPVGVPLVDYLGDMVLDIELTPNLARCLSIIGVAREVAALTGRELRLTEPEMLAQGPPAAGQVSVEIADPDLCSRYTATIIRGIEVSESPFWMRRRLQLCGVRPINNIVDITNYVMLEWGQPLHAFDYDLLRGPSGRRPPEDTPCIVVRRARPGETMTTLDGQLRQLDEDILLITDGGGPVAVAGVMGGLESEIGEATRHVLLEAASFDMIGNRVAAQRLRLSSEAAYRFGRGVPPSLADRAARRAAELMRSLAGGEIQAGVVDAYPVPQPVIVVPLNPERARRVLGLDVSDDEIEAILCSLEFRVQRANEEWRVEVPPERLDVSIEEDLYEEIARLYGYERLPTTRMRDELPPEHDDRSLRAEEVLRNALVASGLQEVITYSLVDWRQELPLHPAGALTEDDYVRVLNPLATDRQWLRRLVLPGVLGTVRDNLRFTDALRIFEIGHVYLHRQGQELPEERARLAAAMTGWAEEPSWQDQSPRGLDFFDAKGALEEVAQRLGVSLSFSAGTREGMHPGRTANVSLEDGTEIGYLAELHPATRAFYGLPEQPIMVWELDLVPLLEHWVEHPKVEPVSRFPPVIQDMAVVLPIEVPEALVEEEILRAGGALLGSARLFDIYTGDPIPEGERSLAFRLVYRALDRTPGEDEVRRAHERIARRLAERLGARLRE is encoded by the coding sequence ATGCGAGCACCATTGAGCTGGCTGCGCGAGTACGTGGATATTGACCTCCCGGTCGAGGAGTTGGCCGAGCGGCTCACCCTGGCCGGGCTCGAAGTCAAGGCTATAGACCGGATCGGTGACTGGTGGGACCGAGAACGGATCGTGGTAGGCCGAGTGGTGCGGGTGGAGCCACACCCCAACGCTGACCGACTGACGCTGCCGGTGGTGGAGTACGGAAACAACGAAGCCATCCAGGTCGTAACTGGGGCGCCCAACGTCGCGGTGGGATCATCGGGGCAGAAGGTGGCGCTGGCGATGGCCGGGGCCCGACTGATAGATGGGTATGCCGAAGAGAGACGCTGGATCACTCTCAAGCCCAGCAGAATCCGCGGGGTGGCCTCCGAGGGGATGGTCTGCTCGGAGAAGGAACTGGGGTTGTCGGACGAGCACGAGGGCATCCTCATCCTGCCTGACGATGCCCCAGTGGGTGTCCCGCTGGTGGACTATCTGGGCGACATGGTGTTGGATATCGAACTCACGCCCAACCTGGCCCGGTGCCTTTCCATCATTGGGGTGGCGCGGGAGGTGGCTGCCCTAACCGGTCGGGAGCTTCGACTGACGGAGCCGGAGATGCTGGCCCAGGGCCCGCCAGCGGCAGGCCAAGTGTCGGTGGAGATCGCCGACCCGGATCTGTGCTCCCGCTACACCGCCACCATCATCCGTGGCATCGAGGTGAGCGAATCCCCCTTCTGGATGCGGAGGCGACTGCAGCTCTGCGGGGTGCGACCCATCAACAACATCGTGGACATAACCAACTACGTGATGCTGGAGTGGGGCCAGCCGTTGCACGCTTTCGACTACGATCTGCTGCGCGGCCCTTCCGGCCGCAGGCCGCCGGAGGATACTCCCTGCATCGTGGTGCGTCGGGCCCGGCCGGGCGAAACCATGACCACGCTGGACGGCCAGCTTCGGCAGCTGGACGAGGACATCCTGCTCATCACCGACGGGGGCGGTCCGGTGGCGGTGGCTGGTGTCATGGGCGGGCTGGAGTCCGAGATCGGAGAGGCTACGCGGCACGTGCTCCTGGAAGCGGCTTCGTTCGACATGATCGGCAACCGGGTGGCGGCCCAGCGCCTGCGGCTGAGCTCCGAGGCCGCCTACCGGTTTGGCCGGGGGGTGCCGCCGTCTCTAGCCGATCGGGCGGCGCGACGGGCGGCGGAGCTGATGCGTTCGCTCGCCGGAGGGGAGATCCAGGCGGGCGTAGTGGACGCCTACCCGGTGCCCCAACCGGTGATAGTGGTACCACTGAATCCGGAGCGAGCCCGGCGAGTGCTGGGGCTGGACGTGAGCGACGACGAGATCGAGGCCATCCTCTGCTCGCTGGAGTTCCGCGTGCAGCGAGCGAACGAAGAGTGGAGGGTCGAGGTGCCTCCGGAGCGGCTGGACGTGAGCATCGAGGAGGACCTCTACGAGGAGATCGCCCGCCTCTACGGATACGAGCGGCTGCCCACCACCCGCATGCGCGACGAGTTGCCACCCGAGCATGACGACCGGTCGCTTCGGGCGGAGGAGGTGCTGCGGAACGCGCTGGTGGCCTCAGGGCTGCAGGAAGTCATCACCTACTCCCTAGTGGACTGGCGCCAGGAGCTGCCTCTGCATCCGGCGGGGGCGCTGACCGAGGACGACTACGTGCGGGTGCTCAACCCGCTGGCCACCGATCGACAGTGGCTGCGGCGTCTGGTGCTGCCCGGTGTCCTGGGGACAGTCCGCGACAACCTGCGCTTCACCGACGCCCTGCGCATCTTCGAGATAGGGCACGTCTACCTGCACCGTCAAGGGCAGGAACTCCCCGAGGAGCGGGCTAGACTGGCAGCTGCCATGACCGGATGGGCAGAGGAGCCCTCCTGGCAGGACCAGTCGCCGCGGGGGCTGGACTTCTTCGATGCCAAAGGAGCTCTAGAGGAAGTGGCCCAGCGACTGGGGGTGAGTCTGTCTTTCTCAGCCGGCACCCGAGAGGGGATGCATCCGGGCCGAACGGCGAACGTGTCGCTGGAGGACGGCACCGAGATCGGCTATCTGGCCGAGCTGCATCCGGCAACGCGCGCCTTCTACGGCCTGCCGGAGCAGCCCATCATGGTGTGGGAGCTGGACCTGGTTCCCCTCCTGGAGCACTGGGTAGAACACCCCAAGGTGGAGCCGGTCTCGCGCTTTCCGCCGGTGATCCAGGATATGGCGGTGGTGTTGCCGATCGAGGTGCCGGAGGCCCTGGTGGAGGAGGAGATCCTGCGCGCCGGTGGGGCGCTTCTGGGATCGGCTCGGCTCTTCGACATCTACACCGGCGATCCCATCCCCGAGGGGGAGCGCAGTCTGGCCTTCCGCCTGGTCTACCGGGCTCTGGACCGGACGCCTGGGGAGGACGAGGTGCGGAGAGCGCACGAGCGCATCGCCCGGCGCCTGGCGGAGCGGCTGGGAGCGCGGCTGAGAGAATGA
- the pheS gene encoding phenylalanine--tRNA ligase subunit alpha yields MSRDLERLEQEALEELGRASSGPELEAWHQKYLGRRGQLTLFMRAIGSLPPEKRPQAGQAGNRLRELLEARHREREAQVREIELAQTLAAQAVDVTLPGRRPWTGGLHPVTLTLRRMYDIFAEMGFQVFRSREVETDSYNFELLNMPPHHPARDMWDTFYVSDTVVLRTHTSPGQIHAMRTFYPDPIRVILPGKCYRYEQVTARSESMFYQVEGLAVGHSITLADLKGVMATFARRMYGPERRMRFRASYFPFTEPSVEVDMDCIICGGDGCRVCKQTGWVEIAGAGMVHPTVLRNGGYDPDEFSGFAFGMGPERVAMILNDVDDIRYFYGNDLRFLRQFGSLS; encoded by the coding sequence GTGTCAAGAGACCTGGAGAGGCTGGAGCAGGAGGCATTGGAGGAGCTGGGCAGGGCTTCGAGCGGGCCGGAGCTGGAAGCCTGGCACCAGAAGTACCTGGGCCGGCGTGGCCAGCTGACGCTGTTCATGCGCGCCATCGGGTCCCTGCCGCCGGAGAAGCGGCCCCAGGCCGGACAGGCGGGCAACCGGCTGCGGGAGCTGCTGGAGGCCCGTCATCGCGAGCGCGAGGCGCAGGTGCGCGAGATCGAGCTGGCTCAGACTCTGGCGGCCCAGGCCGTGGACGTGACCCTTCCCGGCCGCCGGCCCTGGACGGGCGGGCTGCATCCGGTCACGCTGACCCTGCGGCGGATGTACGACATCTTCGCCGAGATGGGCTTCCAGGTCTTCCGCTCCCGCGAGGTGGAGACCGACAGCTACAACTTCGAGCTGCTCAACATGCCGCCTCACCACCCGGCACGCGACATGTGGGACACCTTCTACGTGAGCGACACGGTGGTCCTGCGCACTCATACGTCGCCGGGGCAGATTCACGCTATGCGCACGTTCTATCCGGATCCTATCCGGGTCATCCTGCCGGGCAAGTGCTACCGCTATGAGCAGGTCACGGCGCGGTCGGAGTCCATGTTCTATCAGGTAGAGGGGCTGGCAGTGGGCCACAGCATCACCCTGGCCGACCTCAAGGGTGTGATGGCGACCTTCGCGCGGCGGATGTATGGGCCGGAGCGACGCATGCGGTTCCGAGCCAGCTACTTCCCCTTCACCGAGCCCAGCGTGGAGGTGGACATGGACTGCATCATCTGCGGGGGCGACGGCTGTCGGGTGTGCAAGCAGACGGGCTGGGTGGAGATCGCCGGCGCCGGGATGGTGCATCCGACGGTGCTGCGGAACGGAGGCTACGACCCAGACGAGTTCAGCGGGTTCGCCTTCGGCATGGGACCAGAAAGGGTGGCCATGATCCTTAACGACGTGGATGACATCCGCTACTTCTACGGCAATGACCTGCGCTTCCTGCGCCAGTTCGGCAGCCTGAGCTAG
- a CDS encoding 2-dehydro-3-deoxyglucarate aldolase, protein MKVNTVKEKLAAGQPAVGTWLSLCSPIAAEYMAHLGWDWLVVDTEHSPIGFETTVQCFQAIATTPTIPMARVAWNDPALIKRLLDAGALGLVVPMVNTVAQAEQAVAAMKYPPEGVRSLGGGRCMVYGDDYFAWANDQVACIVQIEHIEAVRNAEAILSVEGVDACFIGPNDLAGSMGLKPDMSVSDPRHEEAIQEVLRAAKKVGTPAGIHVPDAEHVSRRIEQGFRFIAITNDAGFMRAGARQAMSAIRGWKARG, encoded by the coding sequence GTGAAGGTAAACACGGTGAAAGAGAAGCTGGCCGCCGGCCAGCCAGCGGTGGGCACCTGGCTGTCGCTGTGCTCTCCCATCGCTGCCGAGTACATGGCTCACCTGGGCTGGGACTGGCTGGTCGTGGATACCGAGCACAGCCCCATCGGCTTCGAGACCACAGTTCAGTGCTTCCAGGCGATCGCCACTACGCCGACGATCCCCATGGCCCGGGTGGCGTGGAATGATCCCGCCCTGATCAAGCGGCTGCTGGATGCCGGTGCCCTGGGGCTGGTGGTGCCCATGGTGAACACGGTGGCCCAGGCGGAGCAAGCGGTAGCGGCTATGAAGTACCCGCCCGAGGGCGTCCGCTCACTGGGCGGTGGCCGTTGCATGGTCTACGGAGACGATTACTTTGCCTGGGCCAACGACCAGGTCGCCTGCATCGTCCAGATCGAGCACATCGAGGCCGTCCGCAATGCCGAGGCCATCCTCTCGGTGGAGGGAGTGGACGCCTGCTTCATCGGCCCCAATGACCTGGCCGGCTCCATGGGCCTCAAGCCCGACATGAGCGTCAGCGACCCGCGCCACGAGGAAGCCATCCAGGAGGTGCTGCGGGCAGCGAAGAAGGTGGGCACTCCGGCTGGCATTCACGTTCCCGACGCCGAGCACGTCAGCCGCCGCATAGAGCAGGGCTTCCGGTTCATCGCCATCACCAACGACGCCGGCTTCATGCGCGCTGGCGCCCGGCAGGCCATGTCCGCCATCAGAGGCTGGAAGGCTAGGGGGTAG
- a CDS encoding GatB/YqeY domain-containing protein: MALTDDLLADMHAAMRAGNVRRRETLRMLRAAIRNEEVAQGHSLDEAALIEVLQREAKKRQEPLEMYRRAGRQDLVQEMETELAIIAEYLPEPMSAEEVEAVVREAIAETGAEDPRQLGQVMKLVMPRVRGRADGRQVSELARRLLSQSS; the protein is encoded by the coding sequence TTGGCTCTCACTGATGACCTGTTGGCGGACATGCACGCCGCGATGCGCGCTGGAAATGTGCGGCGGCGCGAGACGCTGCGCATGCTACGGGCCGCCATCAGGAACGAAGAGGTGGCCCAAGGACACTCGCTAGACGAGGCGGCGCTGATAGAGGTGCTCCAGCGGGAGGCCAAGAAGCGGCAAGAGCCGTTGGAGATGTACCGCCGTGCGGGGCGGCAAGACCTGGTGCAGGAGATGGAGACCGAGCTTGCTATCATAGCCGAGTATCTGCCCGAGCCCATGAGTGCCGAGGAGGTTGAGGCTGTCGTCAGGGAGGCCATCGCCGAAACCGGCGCCGAAGACCCCCGCCAGCTAGGCCAGGTTATGAAACTGGTTATGCCCCGGGTGAGGGGAAGGGCCGACGGGCGGCAGGTGAGCGAGCTAGCTCGCAGGCTTCTCTCCCAGTCAAGCTAA
- a CDS encoding M20/M25/M40 family metallo-hydrolase codes for MTGAEALTEADMSLDHILENADRSLDEAVELLAELIRVPSINAGEDGPGHETDVCRVLQAKLAREGIEARILESAPDRGNLVASLGSGGRPRLLLMSHLDVVPVDDADQWRFPPFAGTVADGAIHGRGAADCKGLAAAGAMALLVLARVNLPLRGTVILAAGADEETGGRYGFEWLARQHRDLIAADYALNEGGGTCFQTGERLGYILNTGEKGRLEATITLTGRGGHAAAPWAADSPLYPLATAVQRLQAYRPGVDLSHPVFDAARAMMARDLVRFLSVDFAALDRAERGIASALRGASAMTVTPTMARAGSKSNAIPATAQLTCDVRTLPGQTQADVERALADALKGLAGVQVQVRTTAEPSASDYPTPFSQAVQRATAAATGHHDLAWLPGITSGFTDSRFVRPLGATVYGFAPQAPRPELGGQEGVHGRDECLPVESLRTMLRTLVAVAWETVAKRDA; via the coding sequence ATGACCGGGGCAGAAGCCCTCACGGAGGCAGACATGTCCCTGGACCACATCCTGGAGAACGCCGACCGGTCTCTCGACGAGGCCGTGGAGTTGCTTGCCGAGCTCATTCGGGTTCCGAGCATCAACGCCGGGGAAGACGGTCCCGGGCACGAGACGGATGTCTGTCGAGTCCTGCAGGCCAAACTGGCCCGGGAGGGCATCGAGGCCCGCATTCTGGAATCGGCACCGGACCGGGGCAACCTGGTGGCAAGCCTTGGGTCCGGCGGCCGTCCCCGCCTCCTTCTGATGAGCCACCTCGACGTGGTCCCGGTGGACGACGCCGATCAGTGGCGCTTCCCACCCTTCGCCGGCACCGTGGCGGACGGGGCCATCCACGGCCGGGGCGCCGCCGACTGCAAGGGCCTCGCCGCCGCCGGCGCCATGGCCCTCCTGGTTCTGGCCCGCGTGAACCTGCCCCTGAGAGGGACAGTCATCTTGGCCGCCGGGGCCGACGAGGAGACGGGCGGCCGCTACGGCTTCGAGTGGCTCGCCCGCCAGCACCGCGACTTGATCGCGGCCGACTACGCCCTGAATGAAGGTGGAGGCACTTGCTTCCAGACGGGGGAGCGATTGGGCTACATCCTCAACACCGGCGAGAAGGGGCGCCTAGAGGCCACCATCACCCTGACCGGACGGGGGGGACACGCCGCTGCTCCCTGGGCCGCGGACAGCCCCCTCTACCCTCTGGCCACGGCCGTTCAGCGCCTCCAGGCCTACCGGCCCGGGGTGGACCTATCGCATCCGGTATTCGATGCCGCCCGCGCGATGATGGCGCGGGACCTGGTCCGCTTCCTCTCGGTGGACTTCGCTGCCCTGGACAGGGCCGAAAGGGGCATAGCCTCAGCCCTGCGCGGTGCTTCGGCCATGACGGTGACCCCCACCATGGCACGCGCCGGCTCCAAGTCCAACGCCATTCCGGCCACCGCTCAGCTCACCTGCGACGTGCGCACCCTCCCCGGTCAGACACAGGCCGACGTCGAGCGTGCCCTCGCGGATGCACTGAAGGGCCTGGCCGGCGTCCAGGTGCAAGTGCGCACCACGGCCGAGCCCAGTGCTTCGGACTACCCGACCCCGTTCAGCCAGGCGGTCCAGAGGGCCACCGCCGCGGCCACTGGCCACCACGACCTGGCTTGGCTTCCCGGCATTACCTCCGGCTTCACCGACTCTCGCTTCGTCCGGCCCCTCGGGGCCACGGTCTACGGCTTCGCTCCCCAGGCTCCCCGGCCAGAGCTGGGCGGCCAGGAAGGAGTACATGGGCGCGACGAGTGCTTGCCCGTAGAGAGCCTGCGGACCATGCTCCGGACCCTCGTTGCCGTCGCCTGGGAGACGGTGGCGAAGCGTGATGCGTGA
- a CDS encoding response regulator: MAKILIIDDDPDLREMLQLFLSQSDHQVLLASDGLEGLRLAWENQPDLILLDVVLPTVDGHQVLRRLKSMPETKAIPVIMLTAVTAARQVQDLIGSGADDYIIKPFEPYALLQRLKRIVPIQPGRTNVTGSETVAGRDVFALVAARDDWRVSLLARYLAEHGSVEVTSSGLDALAIAIANCVPLILAEPFLADLDGPDLVRRLRGPFQTATAYLVALADRAQAPAERARLLGAGFDEVLVLPPTPAQVRSLAERTKQPRSSLARVRDGVVVLAVLSLSGAAAIRRLRDAMLDFQQANLNRVVIDLTYADGAGAALGALGPFFSYLVGCGLRVRLAVPLSVIENGGESLANLPPLFASVEEALDGWA; the protein is encoded by the coding sequence ATGGCGAAGATCCTCATAATAGACGACGATCCTGACCTCAGGGAGATGCTCCAGTTGTTCCTGAGCCAGTCCGATCATCAGGTCCTGCTCGCCTCCGACGGCCTGGAAGGGCTGCGCCTCGCCTGGGAGAATCAGCCCGATCTCATATTGCTGGACGTCGTGCTCCCCACGGTGGACGGCCACCAAGTCCTCCGCCGCCTCAAGAGCATGCCGGAAACCAAGGCCATACCGGTCATCATGCTGACTGCCGTCACGGCTGCCCGCCAGGTGCAAGATCTGATAGGTAGCGGCGCGGACGACTACATCATTAAGCCTTTTGAGCCTTATGCCCTGCTCCAGCGCCTGAAGCGGATAGTGCCGATCCAGCCCGGGCGCACGAACGTGACTGGCTCGGAAACTGTCGCCGGCCGGGACGTCTTCGCCCTGGTGGCGGCCCGAGACGACTGGCGCGTCAGCCTGCTGGCACGGTACCTCGCCGAACACGGGTCGGTAGAGGTCACGTCCAGCGGATTGGATGCTCTCGCCATCGCCATCGCCAACTGCGTACCCCTGATCCTGGCGGAGCCCTTCTTGGCTGATCTGGACGGCCCGGATCTGGTCCGACGTTTGCGAGGCCCCTTCCAGACAGCGACCGCCTATCTGGTGGCCCTAGCAGACAGAGCACAGGCTCCGGCGGAGCGGGCCCGGCTGCTGGGCGCGGGCTTCGACGAAGTGCTCGTGCTGCCCCCTACGCCCGCCCAAGTGCGATCCCTGGCCGAGCGCACCAAGCAGCCACGGTCGTCACTGGCCCGCGTGCGCGACGGCGTAGTGGTCCTGGCTGTGCTTTCCCTTAGCGGCGCAGCCGCCATCCGTCGACTGCGCGACGCCATGCTCGACTTCCAGCAAGCCAACCTGAACCGGGTGGTCATTGATCTGACCTACGCCGACGGGGCTGGAGCCGCTCTAGGCGCGCTCGGCCCCTTCTTCAGCTACCTGGTCGGCTGCGGCCTCAGGGTGAGGCTGGCCGTGCCCCTCTCGGTGATCGAAAACGGCGGGGAGAGCCTGGCGAATCTGCCTCCGCTCTTCGCTAGTGTCGAGGAGGCTCTCGACGGCTGGGCCTGA